A single region of the Brachypodium distachyon strain Bd21 chromosome 3, Brachypodium_distachyon_v3.0, whole genome shotgun sequence genome encodes:
- the LOC100821409 gene encoding protochlorophyllide reductase B, chloroplastic, whose amino-acid sequence MALQAAASFLLPSSALSARKEGAVKDSAFLGVRLVDGLRLETGSLGLRTKRLNTSSVAIRAQATAVSEAPAAPAGKKAVRTGTAIITGASSGLGLATAKALSESGKWHVIMACRDYLKAARAARAAGMAKGSYTIVHLDLASLDSVRQFVSNVRGLGMPIDVVVCNAAVYQPTAKQPSFTADGFELSVGVNHLGHFLLARELLEDLKSSDFPSKRLIIVGSITGNTNTLAGNVPPKANLGDLRGLAAGLNGTASSAMIDGGEFDGAKAYKDSKVCNMLTMQEFHRRFHEETGVTFASLYPGCIATTGLFREHVPLFRFLFPPFQKYITKGYVSEEEAGKRLAQVVSEPSLTKSGVYWSWNQNSASFENQLSEEASDTEKARKVWELSEKLVGLA is encoded by the exons ATGGCTCTCCAGGCGGCcgcttccttcctcctcccgtcgTCGGCGCTCTCCGCCCGCAAGGAG GGGGCGGTGAAGGATTCGGCGTTCCTCGGTGTTCGTCTCGTGGATGGCCTCAGGTTGGAGACCGGCTCTCTCGGCCTGCGCACCAAG CGGCTGAACACGTCGTCAGTGGCCATCCGCGCGCAGGCGACGGCGGTGTCGGAGGCCCCGGCGGCACCAGCGGGCAAGAAAGCCGTGCGCACGGGCACGGCGATCATCACGGGCGCCTCCTCAGGCCTGGGCCTGGCCACGGCCAAGGCGCTGTCCGAGAGCGGCAAGTGGCACGTGATCATGGCGTGCCGCGACTACCTCAAGGCGGCCCGTGCCGCCCGGGCGGCCGGCATGGCGAAAGGGAGCTACACCATCGTGCACCTGGACCTGGCCTCCCTGGACAGCGTCCGGCAGTTCGTGTCCAACGTGCGCGGCCTCGGCATGCCAATCGACGTCGTGGTCTGCAACGCCGCCGTGTACCAGCCCACGGCCAAGCAGCCCTCCTTCACCGCCGACGGCTTCGAGCTCAGCGTCGGCGTCAACCACCTCGGccacttcctcctcgcgcgcgAGCTCCTCGAAGACCTCAAGTCCTCCGACTTCCCCTCCAAGCGCCTCATCATCGTCGGCTCCATCACCG ggaacaCGAACACGCTGGCGGGGAACGTGCCGCCGAAGGCGAACCTGGGGGACCTGCGAGGGCTAGCGGCCGGGCTGAACGGTACCGCGTCGTCGGCGATGATCGACGGCGGGGAGTTCGACGGTGCGAAGGCGTACAAGGACAGCAAGGTGTGCAACATGCTGACGATGCAGGAGTTCCACAGGAGGTTCCACGAGGAGACCGGGGTGACCTTCGCGTCGCTCTACCCGGGCTGCATCGCCACCACGGGGCTCTTCCGGGAGCACGTCCCGCTCTTCCGCTTCCTCTTCCCGCCCTTCCAGAAGTACATCACCAAGGGGTACGTgtccgaggaggaggccgggaAGCGGCTGGCGCAGGTGGTCAGCGAGCCCAGCCTGACCAAGTCCGGCGTCTACTGGAGCTGGAACCAGAACTCGGCGTCCTTTGAGAACCAGCTCTCCGAGGAAGCGAGTGATACGGAGAAGGCCAGGAAGGTTTGGGAGCTCAGTGAGAAGCTCGTTGGGCTCGCATGA
- the LOC104583870 gene encoding zinc finger protein 8: MATPLEQVRSVDSFSQLPFIRQAVAAAPARDTTIRLFGHEFSNNNADERHQQHKESSAPGTGSPEYAANNNNGSTVTSDGGSGGKERKFECHYCCRNFPTSQALGGHQNAHKRERQHAKRAHLQASLAAMHHHHHRYAAVPAHHMYGALLGYPPPPPAHYSMWTTTTAAAGPPGSAYGLGPGSMAQPIDGSPVQGLWGPRPVQSFAGPHGPADMVPVMRPAAAGAQVVVDFKDDEKKAVMSLLSSSSSPPSLSSCSSTSAPEKIAAGRCELGQQRQEAVISLDLHL; this comes from the coding sequence atggcgacgcCGCTGGAGCAAGTGCGCAGCGTCGACTCCTTCTCGCAGCTGCCGTTCATCCGGCAGGCCgtggcagcggcgccggcgcgggacACCACCATCCGGCTCTTCGGCCACGAGTTCTCCAACAACAACGCCGACGAGCGGCATCAGCAGCACAAGGAGTCCTCGGCGCCCGGCACCGGCTCCCCGGAGTACgcggccaacaacaacaacgggAGCACGGTGACCtcggacggcggcagcggcggcaaaGAGCGCAAGTTCGAGTGCCACTACTGCTGCCGCAACTTCCCGACGTCGCAGGCGCTGGGGGGCCACCAGAACGCGCACAAGCGGGAGCGGCAGCACGCCAAGCGGGCCCACCTGcaggcctccctcgccgccatgcaccaccaccaccaccgctacGCCGCCGTCCCGGCCCACCACATGTACGGCGCCCTCCTCGGCtaccctccgccgccgccggcccacTACTCGATGTGGACCACGACGACGGCCGCTGCCGGCCCCCCCGGGTCGGCCTACGGGCTCGGGCCGGGCTCCATGGCCCAGCCCATCGATGGCAGCCCCGTGCAGGGCCTTTGGGGGCCCCGGCCCGTACAGAGCTTCGCCGGCCCGCACGGCCCTGCTGACATGGTGCCGGTGATgcggccggcagcggcgggggctCAGGTGGTGGTGGACTTCAAGGACGACGAGAAGAAGGCGGTGATGAGCTTGCTGTCGTCATCGTCTTCGCCGCCGTCCTTGTCGTCGTGCTCGTCCacgtcggcgccggagaagataGCGGCAGGCAGGTGCGAATTGGGGCAGCAGCGTCAGGAGGCTGTTATTAGCTTGGACCTCCATTTGTAA